One stretch of Enterobacter sp. RHBSTW-00994 DNA includes these proteins:
- a CDS encoding SIS domain-containing protein, protein MPETYTAVAETTGTWTEEEIRQQPASWIRSLTNIDRLRASIDRFLTPLLHKNDLRIVLTGAGTSAFIGDIIAPWLASHTGKNITAVPTTDLVTNPMDYLSASHPLLLVSFARSGNSPESVAAVELANQFVPECYHLSITCNEAGSLYQNAVKSDNAFALLMPAETHDRGFAMTSSITTMMASCLAVFAPETINSNTFQDVANRCQTILNSLGDFSHGVFGYEPWKRIVYLGSGGLQGVARESALKVLELTAGKMAAFYDSPTGFRHGPKSLVDHETLVVVLVSSHPYTRQYDLDLLTELRRDQQAMRVVAISADPDAVIEAGPHLLLPPSRTFIDVELAFCFLMYAQVFALTQSLHVGNTPDTPSTSGTVNRVVQGVVIHPWLA, encoded by the coding sequence ATGCCTGAAACGTACACCGCCGTTGCCGAAACAACCGGCACATGGACTGAAGAAGAGATCCGCCAGCAACCTGCCAGTTGGATCCGTTCACTCACCAACATCGATCGTCTACGTGCATCAATCGACCGTTTTCTGACCCCTCTGCTGCATAAAAACGATCTCCGAATCGTCCTCACAGGCGCAGGCACATCAGCATTCATTGGCGACATCATTGCGCCGTGGCTTGCCAGCCACACCGGGAAAAACATCACCGCCGTCCCTACGACCGATCTGGTCACGAATCCGATGGATTACCTCAGCGCCTCGCATCCACTGCTGCTGGTCTCTTTCGCCCGCTCTGGCAATAGCCCTGAAAGCGTTGCCGCGGTGGAGCTGGCCAATCAGTTTGTGCCGGAATGTTACCACCTCTCAATCACCTGTAATGAGGCCGGTAGCCTGTACCAGAATGCGGTCAAAAGTGATAACGCCTTCGCGTTACTCATGCCAGCCGAAACCCACGATCGCGGGTTTGCCATGACCAGCAGTATCACCACCATGATGGCAAGCTGTCTGGCCGTTTTCGCGCCGGAGACCATCAACAGCAATACGTTCCAGGACGTGGCCAATCGCTGCCAGACGATCCTGAACTCGCTCGGTGATTTCAGCCATGGCGTGTTTGGCTATGAACCCTGGAAACGGATCGTCTACCTGGGAAGCGGCGGTTTACAGGGGGTGGCACGTGAGTCAGCACTGAAAGTGCTCGAACTGACCGCGGGGAAAATGGCGGCATTTTACGACTCACCGACTGGCTTCCGGCATGGGCCGAAATCACTGGTCGATCATGAAACCCTGGTGGTGGTGCTGGTTTCAAGCCATCCGTATACGCGTCAGTACGATCTCGACCTGCTGACAGAGTTGCGCCGGGACCAGCAGGCAATGCGCGTTGTCGCTATTTCCGCAGATCCTGATGCCGTCATTGAAGCCGGTCCGCATCTCCTGCTACCCCCTTCACGCACCTTTATCGATGTGGAACTGGCTTTCTGCTTCCTGATGTATGCCCAGGTTTTCGCACTCACCCAGTCTCTTCACGTTGGCAATACACCAGACACCCCCTCCACCAGCGGCACAGTCAACCGTGTTGTGCAGGGCGTTGTCATTCATCCGTGGCTGGCATAA
- the kbaY gene encoding tagatose-bisphosphate aldolase subunit KbaY has protein sequence MSIISTKYLLQDAQAKGYAVPAFNIHNAETIQAILEVCSEMRSPVILAGTPGTFKHIALEEIYALCNAYSITYDMPLALHLDHHESLDDIRRKVHAGVRSAMIDGSHYPFEQNVKLVKSVVDFCHLNDCSVEAELGRLGGVEDDMSVDAESAFLTDPQEAKRFVELTGVDSLAVAIGTAHGLYTKRPKIDFKRLEEIRNVVDIPLVLHGASDVPDEYVRRTIELGVCKVNVATELKIAFSDAVKAWFAENPQGNDPRYYMRVGMDAMKEVVRSKITICGSANRLTIDSEAVL, from the coding sequence ATGAGCATTATTTCAACCAAATATCTTTTGCAGGATGCACAGGCAAAAGGCTACGCCGTTCCTGCCTTCAACATCCACAACGCAGAGACGATCCAGGCGATCCTCGAAGTGTGCAGCGAAATGCGATCGCCGGTGATCCTGGCAGGCACACCTGGGACGTTTAAACACATCGCTCTCGAAGAGATCTACGCCCTGTGTAATGCCTACTCCATCACTTATGACATGCCACTGGCACTGCATCTCGATCACCATGAATCGCTTGACGATATTCGTCGTAAGGTCCATGCCGGGGTGCGTAGCGCAATGATCGACGGCAGCCACTATCCGTTCGAACAAAACGTGAAGCTGGTGAAATCCGTGGTCGATTTCTGCCATCTCAATGACTGTAGCGTGGAGGCTGAACTGGGCCGTCTTGGTGGCGTGGAAGATGACATGAGTGTGGATGCCGAAAGCGCCTTCCTGACAGATCCTCAGGAAGCGAAACGCTTTGTCGAACTGACTGGCGTGGACAGCCTTGCGGTCGCGATTGGCACTGCACATGGCCTGTATACCAAACGCCCCAAAATCGACTTCAAACGCCTGGAAGAGATCCGCAACGTGGTCGATATTCCCCTGGTTCTGCACGGCGCAAGTGATGTGCCAGATGAATATGTACGCCGCACAATTGAACTGGGCGTGTGTAAAGTGAATGTGGCGACAGAGCTCAAAATTGCCTTTTCGGATGCCGTCAAAGCCTGGTTCGCCGAAAACCCGCAGGGTAACGATCCGCGTTATTACATGCGCGTTGGAATGGATGCCATGAAAGAGGTGGTCAGAAGCAAAATCACGATTTGTGGATCGGCCAACAGATTGACGATCGATTCGGAAGCCGTTTTATAA
- the agaB gene encoding PTS galactosamine transporter subunit IIB, with amino-acid sequence MSTPNILLTRIDNRLVHGQVGVTWTSTIGANLLIVVDDDVAKDDIQQKLMGITADTYGFGIRFFSIEKTIAIISKAAPHQKIFLICRTPEIVKKLVEGGVPLKDVNVGNMHFSEGKKQISSKVYVDDNDLSNLQFIKHHGVNVFIQDVPGDAKESIPD; translated from the coding sequence ATGAGCACTCCTAATATTCTTTTAACTCGCATTGATAACCGTCTTGTTCACGGGCAGGTCGGCGTGACATGGACATCAACCATCGGGGCTAATTTGCTTATCGTTGTTGATGACGACGTGGCCAAAGACGACATCCAGCAAAAACTGATGGGGATCACTGCAGATACCTACGGGTTCGGCATTCGCTTTTTCTCGATCGAGAAAACGATCGCCATCATTTCGAAAGCGGCGCCTCACCAGAAGATTTTCCTGATTTGCCGCACTCCGGAGATCGTTAAAAAACTCGTTGAAGGGGGCGTTCCCCTGAAAGACGTTAACGTCGGAAACATGCACTTCTCCGAAGGGAAAAAACAGATTAGCAGCAAGGTTTATGTCGACGATAACGACCTGAGCAATCTGCAATTTATCAAACACCATGGCGTTAACGTTTTTATTCAGGATGTACCTGGGGATGCTAAGGAAAGCATTCCTGATTAA
- the agaC gene encoding PTS galactosamine transporter subunit IIC, translated as MHEITLIQGISLAALVFFLGIDFWLEALFLFRPIIVCTLTGAILGDIHIGLITGGLTELAFAGLTPAGGVQPPNPIMAGVMTTVIAWSTGVDAKTAIGLGLPFSLLMQYVILFFYSAFSLFMSKADNYAKEANSAAFGRLNWTTTLIVACTYAIITFLCTYLAQGAMQALVKAMPAWLTHGFEVAGGILPAVGFGLLLRVMFKAQYIPYLIAGFLFVCYIQVSNLLPVAVLGAGFAVYEYFNAKAKNAAQPQPVAQKNDEEDYSNGI; from the coding sequence ATGCATGAAATAACACTTATCCAGGGCATATCCCTGGCGGCTTTGGTTTTTTTCCTGGGGATTGATTTTTGGCTGGAAGCCCTGTTTTTGTTCCGTCCCATTATCGTTTGTACCCTGACAGGGGCCATTCTTGGCGATATCCATATTGGTCTGATTACGGGGGGGCTTACCGAGTTAGCTTTTGCCGGGCTAACCCCCGCGGGCGGCGTACAACCACCAAACCCCATCATGGCAGGGGTCATGACCACGGTCATTGCCTGGTCAACCGGGGTTGATGCGAAAACCGCTATCGGGCTTGGTCTGCCGTTTAGCCTGTTAATGCAGTATGTGATCCTGTTTTTCTATTCGGCCTTTTCACTCTTTATGTCGAAAGCCGATAACTACGCGAAGGAAGCGAATAGCGCCGCGTTTGGCCGGCTCAACTGGACAACCACACTGATAGTGGCCTGTACTTACGCCATTATTACCTTCCTCTGCACCTATCTTGCACAAGGAGCTATGCAGGCGTTAGTGAAAGCCATGCCAGCCTGGCTTACACACGGCTTCGAAGTCGCGGGGGGTATTCTTCCTGCTGTCGGCTTCGGCTTACTGCTCCGCGTTATGTTTAAGGCACAGTACATTCCCTATCTTATCGCCGGCTTCTTGTTCGTCTGTTATATCCAGGTCAGCAATTTGCTGCCAGTCGCGGTGTTAGGCGCTGGATTTGCCGTGTACGAATACTTTAACGCCAAAGCCAAAAACGCCGCGCAGCCACAACCTGTCGCTCAGAAAAACGATGAAGAGGATTACAGCAATGGGATCTGA
- the agaD gene encoding PTS galactosamine transporter subunit IID yields MGSEISKKDITRLGFRSSLLQASFNYERMQAGGFTWAMLPLLKKIYKGDKEGLSAAMKDHLEFINTHPNLVGFLMGLLISMEEKGENRSTIKGLKVALFGPIAGIGDAIFWFTLLPIMAGICSSFASQGNLLGPILFFAVYLAIFFLRVGWTHIGYSVGVKAIDKVRENSQMIARSATILGITVIGGLIASYVHINVVTTFAIDATHNVALQQDFFDKVFPNILPMGYTLLMYYLLRVKKAHPVLLIAVTFVLAILGSALRVL; encoded by the coding sequence ATGGGATCTGAAATCAGTAAAAAAGACATCACTCGCCTGGGATTTCGATCGTCCTTGCTTCAGGCCAGCTTTAACTATGAACGGATGCAGGCGGGTGGCTTTACCTGGGCCATGCTGCCGCTTCTGAAGAAAATCTACAAAGGCGACAAAGAAGGCCTGAGCGCCGCCATGAAGGACCATCTGGAATTTATCAACACCCATCCTAACCTGGTGGGATTCCTGATGGGTCTGTTGATCTCAATGGAAGAGAAAGGAGAAAACCGCAGCACTATCAAAGGCCTAAAAGTGGCGCTGTTTGGGCCCATCGCCGGGATTGGTGACGCGATCTTCTGGTTTACCCTGCTACCTATTATGGCCGGGATCTGTTCTTCATTTGCCAGCCAGGGAAATCTTCTTGGGCCGATTCTGTTCTTTGCAGTCTACCTTGCAATCTTTTTCCTGCGCGTAGGCTGGACGCACATCGGTTATTCGGTCGGGGTAAAGGCCATCGACAAAGTCCGTGAGAACTCGCAGATGATCGCCCGTTCCGCAACGATTCTCGGGATCACCGTAATAGGCGGGCTGATTGCGTCATATGTTCATATAAACGTTGTCACTACCTTTGCCATCGATGCGACCCACAATGTTGCCCTCCAGCAGGACTTTTTTGACAAGGTGTTCCCGAATATCTTGCCGATGGGCTATACCCTGCTGATGTACTACCTGCTACGTGTGAAGAAGGCGCATCCGGTTCTTCTGATTGCCGTGACGTTTGTTCTGGCCATTCTCGGTTCCGCCCTGAGAGTGCTGTAA
- a CDS encoding galactosamine-6-phosphate isomerase encodes MCGITFQEHPDYHSLSEAVSEHLLALIVRRPSAVICLATGATPKLTYQLFVEKVNARQVDVSQMTIVKLDEWVGLPPDNPATCEAFLQQHIIQPLGITPERYISFVSDNADSQECTRIVEQIALRGGLDLCLLGIGKNGHLGLNEPDDILEPACHITHLDERTRLHDMLKLAAAPVEQGITLGLRDILAAKEVLLLVSGEGKENAFSALKKGKVTTHIPASFLWLHPHPTCFYHTH; translated from the coding sequence ATGTGCGGAATCACGTTTCAGGAACACCCGGATTATCACTCGCTTAGCGAGGCAGTTAGCGAGCATTTACTGGCTCTTATTGTGCGTAGACCCAGTGCGGTGATCTGCCTGGCGACAGGCGCAACTCCGAAGCTGACCTATCAGCTTTTCGTTGAAAAGGTGAATGCGCGTCAGGTGGATGTCAGCCAGATGACTATCGTGAAACTGGATGAGTGGGTGGGATTACCGCCGGACAATCCGGCAACATGTGAAGCCTTTTTGCAGCAGCATATTATTCAACCGCTGGGTATCACACCTGAACGCTATATCTCGTTTGTATCGGATAACGCAGATTCGCAGGAGTGTACACGCATCGTCGAGCAGATCGCGCTACGTGGCGGCCTGGATCTCTGCCTGCTGGGGATTGGTAAAAACGGGCATCTTGGTCTGAACGAGCCTGATGACATCCTTGAGCCAGCCTGCCACATCACACATCTTGACGAGCGCACCCGGCTTCACGACATGTTAAAGCTGGCGGCCGCCCCTGTTGAGCAAGGGATCACCCTGGGCCTGAGGGATATTTTGGCAGCAAAAGAAGTCCTGCTTTTGGTTTCTGGTGAAGGTAAAGAGAATGCTTTTTCAGCGCTGAAGAAGGGTAAGGTCACGACCCATATTCCGGCCTCTTTTCTGTGGTTGCATCCACACCCGACCTGTTTTTATCACACTCACTAG
- the rsmI gene encoding 16S rRNA (cytidine(1402)-2'-O)-methyltransferase has product MKQHETADNSQGQLYIVPTPIGNLSDITQRALTVLQAVDLIAAEDTRHTGLLLQHFAINARLFALHDHNEQQKAETLVAKLKEGQNIALVSDAGTPLINDPGYHLVRTCREAGIRVVPLPGPCAAIAALSAAGLPSDRFCYEGFLPAKSKGRRDTLKALEAEPRTLIFYESTHRLLESLEDMVAVWGESRYVVLARELTKTWETIHGAPVGELLAWVKEDENRRKGEMVLIVEGHKAEDDALPADALRTLALLHAELPLKKAAALAAEIHGVKKNALYKYALEQQGE; this is encoded by the coding sequence ATGAAACAACACGAAACGGCAGATAATTCTCAAGGCCAGCTTTATATTGTACCTACTCCTATCGGGAATTTGTCTGATATTACCCAACGTGCGCTCACTGTATTGCAAGCGGTTGATTTAATTGCTGCTGAGGATACCCGCCATACAGGGCTACTGCTGCAACATTTTGCCATTAACGCCCGTCTGTTCGCCCTGCACGATCACAATGAGCAACAAAAAGCCGAAACGCTGGTGGCGAAACTGAAAGAGGGGCAGAACATCGCCCTGGTGTCCGATGCGGGTACACCGTTAATTAATGATCCTGGCTACCATCTGGTTCGTACGTGTCGTGAAGCGGGTATCCGCGTTGTCCCTCTGCCTGGGCCTTGTGCGGCCATTGCAGCATTAAGTGCGGCGGGTTTACCGTCCGACCGTTTCTGCTACGAAGGCTTTCTTCCGGCAAAATCTAAAGGCCGTCGCGACACACTGAAAGCGCTGGAAGCTGAACCACGCACGCTGATTTTTTATGAATCCACCCACCGTCTTCTGGAAAGTCTGGAAGATATGGTGGCCGTCTGGGGCGAATCCCGCTATGTCGTGCTGGCACGTGAACTGACCAAAACCTGGGAAACGATTCATGGTGCGCCGGTTGGCGAACTCCTCGCATGGGTGAAAGAAGACGAAAACCGTCGTAAAGGCGAGATGGTACTGATTGTTGAAGGACACAAAGCTGAAGACGATGCCTTGCCTGCTGATGCACTGCGTACACTGGCACTGCTGCACGCCGAATTGCCGCTCAAGAAGGCTGCTGCGCTTGCCGCTGAGATCCACGGCGTGAAAAAGAATGCACTGTATAAGTACGCGCTGGAGCAGCAGGGCGAATAA
- a CDS encoding penicillin-binding protein activator encodes MVPLTFLRTKAARSVPLVLAALFFAGCGTQTPDQSAAHMQGSAQADSGFYLQQMSQSSNDTKTNWQLLAIRALLKEGKTQQAADLFNQLPKELNDAQHREQALLAAELKIVQQDYPAAKKMLGDIDVSSLDKNQQARFWQAGIAAEQGRPSLQLLRALIAQEPLLSGADKQKNIDATWQALSAMTPEQAQALVINADENVLQGWLDLQQMWFNNRSDPTMLKAGITDWQTRYPQNPGAKLLPSQLVNVQNFKPASTNKIALLLPLNGQAAVFGRTIQQGFEAAKNGTTAVAGNAVPEQAAQAANVANVVSPSAAETSDLTTAQTPAQGTMQNPVTAPTTAPAATPAPGAAAQQSPAQAPATPAASASDTATTQSQATTPIQQPATQPQPATTVTTGANPGAELKIYDTSSQPLDQVLAQVQKDGASIVVGPLLKNNVDELMKSNTTLNVLALNQPEQVQNRANMCYFALSPEDEARDAARHIHEQGKQAPLLLIPRSTLGDRVATAFAQEWQKLGGGVVLQQKFGSSSELRAGVNGGAGIALNGSPVTASLPPQQGVTIGGLTIPAPPTDAQISGGGKVDAAYIVATPEEIAFIKPMIAMRNGSQSGATLYASSRSAQGTAGPDFRLEMDGLQYSEIPMLAGSNPALMQQALSAVHNDYSLARLYAMGVDAWALANHFTQMRQVPGFELNGNTGDLTATQDCVINRKLSWLKYQQGQIVPAS; translated from the coding sequence ATGGTACCGTTAACGTTTCTTCGAACAAAAGCCGCGCGCAGCGTGCCTCTTGTGCTGGCAGCCTTGTTTTTCGCAGGCTGTGGCACGCAGACACCCGATCAAAGTGCTGCCCACATGCAGGGATCGGCACAGGCTGATTCTGGCTTTTATCTGCAACAAATGTCGCAGAGCTCAAATGATACCAAGACCAACTGGCAATTACTCGCCATTCGTGCACTGCTGAAAGAAGGTAAAACGCAGCAGGCCGCCGATCTGTTTAATCAGTTACCGAAAGAACTGAACGATGCTCAGCATCGTGAACAGGCTTTATTGGCTGCGGAATTGAAGATTGTGCAACAAGATTATCCGGCAGCGAAAAAAATGCTGGGTGATATTGATGTTAGCTCGCTCGATAAAAACCAACAGGCTCGTTTCTGGCAGGCAGGCATTGCCGCCGAGCAAGGTCGTCCTTCACTGCAACTGCTGCGCGCCTTAATTGCGCAAGAGCCGCTGTTGAGCGGTGCAGACAAGCAGAAAAATATTGATGCCACCTGGCAGGCCCTTTCCGCAATGACGCCAGAACAGGCGCAGGCCCTGGTGATCAATGCAGATGAAAATGTTCTGCAAGGCTGGCTGGATCTGCAGCAGATGTGGTTTAACAACCGTAGCGATCCAACAATGCTGAAAGCCGGTATTACCGACTGGCAGACACGTTATCCGCAAAACCCAGGAGCGAAATTACTGCCATCGCAACTGGTGAACGTGCAGAACTTCAAACCCGCATCCACCAATAAAATTGCTCTGCTGTTGCCGTTAAACGGTCAGGCTGCGGTGTTTGGTCGCACTATCCAGCAAGGCTTTGAAGCTGCGAAAAATGGCACAACGGCCGTTGCAGGTAATGCCGTTCCTGAACAAGCGGCTCAGGCGGCAAACGTAGCGAACGTGGTTAGCCCCTCTGCTGCCGAGACCAGTGATCTGACAACCGCTCAAACGCCAGCTCAGGGCACAATGCAAAACCCGGTCACCGCACCAACGACTGCCCCTGCGGCAACGCCTGCACCAGGCGCCGCGGCACAGCAGAGTCCGGCTCAGGCTCCAGCGACACCTGCGGCCTCCGCCAGCGACACAGCGACGACGCAATCACAGGCAACCACACCGATACAACAGCCTGCGACGCAACCGCAACCTGCTACCACCGTAACGACAGGTGCGAACCCCGGTGCGGAACTGAAGATTTACGATACCAGCTCTCAGCCGCTCGATCAGGTACTGGCGCAAGTCCAGAAGGATGGAGCGAGTATCGTTGTAGGTCCATTGTTGAAAAACAATGTCGATGAACTGATGAAAAGCAACACCACGCTGAATGTGCTGGCCCTCAACCAGCCGGAACAGGTTCAGAACCGCGCAAATATGTGCTACTTCGCCCTCTCTCCGGAAGATGAAGCCCGCGATGCGGCGCGTCATATTCACGAGCAAGGCAAGCAAGCCCCTCTGCTGCTCATTCCGCGCAGTACTCTGGGCGACCGTGTGGCGACCGCCTTTGCTCAGGAATGGCAAAAACTGGGTGGCGGCGTGGTGCTACAGCAGAAATTTGGCTCCTCCTCAGAACTGAGGGCGGGTGTCAACGGCGGCGCGGGTATTGCACTGAACGGTAGCCCGGTAACAGCAAGCCTTCCCCCTCAGCAGGGCGTAACCATTGGCGGCCTGACGATCCCTGCCCCACCGACCGATGCGCAGATCAGCGGTGGGGGGAAAGTGGATGCGGCCTATATCGTCGCGACACCGGAAGAGATTGCCTTCATCAAGCCCATGATTGCGATGCGTAACGGTAGTCAGAGCGGTGCAACGTTGTACGCAAGCTCACGTAGCGCGCAAGGCACAGCGGGCCCGGATTTCCGACTGGAAATGGACGGGCTGCAGTACAGCGAAATCCCCATGCTGGCAGGAAGCAACCCGGCACTGATGCAACAGGCGTTGAGTGCCGTCCATAACGACTACTCACTGGCAAGACTGTATGCAATGGGTGTGGATGCCTGGGCTCTGGCAAACCACTTTACCCAGATGCGCCAGGTTCCGGGCTTCGAGCTCAACGGGAATACAGGCGATTTGACAGCAACTCAGGACTGCGTGATTAACAGGAAGTTATCATGGCTCAAATACCAGCAGGGGCAAATCGTCCCGGCCAGTTAA
- a CDS encoding YraN family protein → MAQIPAGANRPGQLSRKQAGDAWEMNARRWLEGKGLRFIAANVRGRGGEIDLIMKEGQTTVFVEVRYRQSSQFGGAAASVTLAKQRKLLHTAHLWLARHSGSFDTVDCRFDVIAFTGNEIEWLKNAFGEA, encoded by the coding sequence ATGGCTCAAATACCAGCAGGGGCAAATCGTCCCGGCCAGTTAAGCCGCAAACAAGCCGGTGACGCATGGGAAATGAACGCGCGCCGCTGGCTTGAAGGCAAGGGATTGCGCTTTATCGCCGCCAACGTGCGTGGACGTGGCGGCGAAATTGACCTCATCATGAAAGAGGGTCAAACAACCGTGTTTGTCGAAGTCCGTTATCGGCAGTCATCGCAATTCGGCGGTGCGGCTGCCAGCGTGACGCTCGCCAAACAACGTAAATTATTACACACTGCCCACTTGTGGCTTGCCCGCCATAGTGGGAGCTTTGATACTGTGGATTGCCGTTTCGATGTGATAGCCTTCACCGGAAATGAGATCGAATGGCTAAAAAACGCGTTTGGCGAAGCATAA
- the diaA gene encoding DnaA initiator-associating protein DiaA, giving the protein MLERIKVCFTESIQTQIAAAEALPDAISRAAMTLVQSLLNGNKILCCGNGTSAANAQHFAASMINRFETERPSLPAIALNTDNVVLTAIANDRLHDEIYAKQVRALGHAGDVLLAISTRGNSRDIVKAVEAAVTRDMTIVALTGYDGGELAGLLGPQDVEIRIPSHRSARIQEMHMLTVNCLCDLIDNTLFPHQDD; this is encoded by the coding sequence GTGCTCGAAAGAATTAAAGTGTGCTTCACAGAAAGCATTCAAACTCAGATTGCAGCGGCGGAAGCCCTCCCGGACGCGATTTCTCGCGCAGCGATGACGCTGGTACAGTCCCTGCTAAACGGCAACAAAATCCTCTGTTGTGGCAATGGTACATCCGCCGCCAATGCACAGCATTTTGCTGCCAGTATGATAAATCGTTTTGAAACAGAACGACCTAGTTTACCTGCCATTGCACTAAATACCGATAATGTGGTCTTAACAGCGATTGCAAACGATCGTCTGCATGACGAGATTTACGCGAAGCAGGTGCGTGCCTTAGGCCATGCCGGAGACGTGCTGTTGGCGATCTCCACGCGCGGAAACAGCCGCGACATTGTCAAAGCTGTAGAAGCGGCCGTCACCCGCGATATGACTATTGTTGCCTTGACCGGTTATGACGGTGGTGAACTCGCGGGCCTTTTAGGGCCACAGGATGTGGAAATCCGCATTCCTTCTCACCGTAGCGCGCGCATTCAGGAAATGCACATGCTAACGGTGAACTGCTTATGCGATTTGATCGATAACACGCTTTTCCCTCACCAGGATGATTAA
- the dolP gene encoding division/outer membrane stress-associated lipid-binding lipoprotein, with product MKALSTLAVLMSALLLQGCIAAAVVGTAAVGTKAATDPRSVGTQVDDSTLELRVNSALSKDEQIKKEARINVTAYQGKVLLAGQSPNTELASRAKQIAMGVEGTTEVFNEVRQGQPIGLGTASSDTWITTKVRSQLLGTDQVKSSNVKVTTENGEVFLLGLVTDREGKAAADIASRVSGVKHVTTAFTYIK from the coding sequence ATGAAGGCTTTATCGACCCTCGCAGTCCTTATGTCTGCACTGCTACTTCAGGGATGTATTGCTGCAGCTGTTGTTGGTACAGCTGCCGTTGGCACGAAAGCGGCGACCGATCCGCGCTCTGTCGGTACACAGGTTGATGACAGTACGCTTGAACTGCGCGTAAACAGCGCCCTGTCGAAAGACGAACAAATTAAGAAAGAAGCACGCATCAATGTGACGGCGTATCAGGGCAAAGTGTTGCTGGCAGGCCAGTCTCCAAATACAGAGCTCGCTTCGCGGGCAAAACAGATAGCGATGGGTGTGGAAGGGACAACCGAAGTCTTCAACGAAGTGCGCCAGGGACAGCCGATTGGTCTGGGAACGGCCTCGTCTGATACCTGGATTACCACCAAAGTCCGTTCCCAGTTGCTGGGCACTGACCAGGTGAAATCATCAAACGTAAAAGTGACTACCGAGAACGGGGAAGTGTTCCTGCTGGGTCTGGTCACCGACCGGGAAGGCAAAGCGGCAGCCGATATTGCCAGCCGGGTGAGCGGCGTGAAACACGTCACTACCGCGTTTACCTATATCAAATAA
- a CDS encoding permease, giving the protein MAGQSSSQTATPIQWWKPVLFFLVVLVGLWYVKWQPYYGKAFTAAETHSIGKSILAQADASPLKAAWDYAMVYFLAVWKAAVLGVLLGSLVQVLIPRHWLMKTLGQPRFQGTLLGTIFSLPGMMCSCCAAPVTAGMRRQNVSMGGALAFWMGNPLLNPATLVFMGFVLGWHFALIRLVAGLLTVLVVATLVQKWVKEKGAQPVAVDVELAEPQGSFFMRWGKALWQLFWSTIPVYILAVLVLGAARVWLFPHADGAIDNSLLWVIAMAVAGCLFVIPTAAEIPIVQTMMLAGMGAAPALALLITLPAVSLPSLIMLRKSFPAKALWLTGLLVALSGVITGSIALF; this is encoded by the coding sequence ATGGCTGGTCAGTCTTCATCTCAAACGGCAACACCGATTCAGTGGTGGAAGCCCGTTCTCTTTTTTCTCGTTGTTCTTGTGGGTCTTTGGTATGTGAAATGGCAACCGTATTACGGTAAAGCCTTCACGGCGGCTGAGACCCACAGCATAGGTAAATCCATTCTTGCGCAGGCCGATGCCAGCCCGCTGAAGGCCGCGTGGGATTATGCCATGGTCTATTTTCTTGCCGTCTGGAAAGCGGCGGTCTTAGGTGTGCTGCTGGGATCGCTGGTTCAGGTTCTGATCCCGCGTCACTGGTTGATGAAAACGCTGGGTCAGCCCCGTTTTCAGGGGACGCTATTAGGCACGATTTTTTCGTTGCCAGGCATGATGTGTTCCTGCTGCGCCGCGCCAGTCACTGCGGGTATGCGCCGTCAGAATGTGTCGATGGGCGGTGCGCTGGCATTCTGGATGGGTAACCCGCTGCTGAACCCGGCAACCCTGGTCTTTATGGGATTTGTGCTGGGATGGCATTTTGCACTTATTCGACTGGTTGCTGGGCTACTGACAGTACTTGTGGTGGCCACACTGGTACAGAAATGGGTGAAAGAGAAGGGCGCACAACCTGTTGCTGTGGATGTTGAGCTGGCTGAGCCGCAGGGCAGTTTCTTTATGCGTTGGGGAAAGGCGTTGTGGCAGCTTTTCTGGAGCACGATCCCGGTATACATCCTGGCGGTACTGGTTCTTGGCGCGGCGCGCGTCTGGCTCTTCCCGCATGCCGATGGCGCTATCGATAATTCGTTGTTGTGGGTGATTGCGATGGCTGTTGCAGGCTGCTTGTTTGTGATCCCAACTGCAGCCGAGATACCGATTGTTCAGACCATGATGCTGGCTGGCATGGGGGCAGCGCCGGCTCTGGCGTTACTCATCACGTTGCCTGCGGTAAGCCTGCCATCACTTATTATGCTGCGGAAGTCATTTCCGGCGAAAGCACTGTGGTTAACAGGCTTGCTGGTGGCGCTGAGTGGAGTGATAACAGGAAGTATTGCGCTGTTTTAA